The Frankiales bacterium genome has a window encoding:
- a CDS encoding EamA family transporter — translation MPALLALLSAAVWGVADFTGGLASRRSTPLRTLALTTPAGLVVVLPVALLVGGSVSGSVLPGVVSGVTGSLGILLLYAALTLGPMGVVSPVSAVLGAAIPVLVGLVHGERPGAAAYVGMALAVVAIVTVGLEPPAPTDDARHQRLTPRALLLAVGAGVGIGVFFAVIAQAPSDAGLWPVVFSRAVSTVLLALMGLVVVARRGGPFLPAGRTVRIQAIAAGTLDVGANALYLVATQTGLLSVVAVLGSLYPAATVLLARYVLAERLHPLQKVGMATAIVAGALLALG, via the coding sequence GTGCCCGCCCTCCTCGCCCTGCTGTCCGCCGCCGTGTGGGGCGTCGCGGACTTCACCGGCGGGCTGGCGTCGCGGCGGTCCACGCCCCTGCGCACGCTGGCGCTCACCACCCCCGCGGGCCTCGTCGTCGTGCTGCCGGTGGCGCTCCTCGTGGGCGGGAGCGTGTCCGGGTCCGTCCTGCCGGGCGTGGTGTCCGGGGTGACCGGCTCGCTCGGGATCCTGCTGCTCTACGCCGCGCTCACGCTCGGGCCGATGGGCGTGGTGTCGCCGGTCTCCGCCGTGCTCGGCGCGGCGATCCCCGTGCTCGTGGGGCTCGTGCACGGCGAGCGACCGGGCGCGGCCGCCTACGTCGGGATGGCGCTGGCCGTGGTCGCGATCGTGACGGTGGGGCTCGAGCCGCCCGCGCCCACCGACGACGCCCGCCACCAGCGGCTGACCCCGCGCGCCCTGCTGCTCGCCGTCGGCGCGGGCGTGGGCATCGGGGTGTTCTTCGCCGTCATCGCGCAGGCGCCCTCGGACGCGGGGCTGTGGCCGGTGGTGTTCTCGCGCGCGGTCTCCACCGTGCTGCTCGCGCTCATGGGGCTGGTGGTGGTGGCGCGCCGTGGCGGCCCGTTCCTGCCCGCGGGGCGCACCGTGCGCATCCAGGCGATCGCCGCCGGGACGCTCGACGTCGGGGCCAACGCCCTCTACCTGGTGGCGACCCAGACCGGCCTGCTCTCGGTGGTGGCGGTGCTCGGCTCGCTCTACCCGGCGGCGACCGTGCTGCTGGCGCGCTACGTGCTGGCCGAGCGGCTGCACCCGCTCCAGAAGGTCGGGATGGCCACCGCGATCGTGGCCGGGGCCCTGCTGGCCCTCGGCTGA
- the nhaA gene encoding Na+/H+ antiporter NhaA, with translation MAQTDGGAAWRTRWVRGHDTPLRRFLRTESGGAAVLLGATVLALVWANAAPDGYASFWGTEVSVEVGGHGIAMSAREWVNSGLMTFFFFVVGLEARRELDVGELRERRRVLLPVAAGLGGMLAAVLVYLAVGAGSGVAHGWGVAMSTDTAFALGMLALVGPRFPEALRTFLLTVVVVDDVLSLVVIATVYTTDIEGLPLLVAALLFSLVIALLRLRVRSGLVYLVLGVATWVALHNSGVDPVVVGLAMGLLTYAGPAARTSLETATDLFRDFREQPTPELARTARAGMDAALSPNERLQVAFHPWTSYVVVPLFAVANTGIPVRPDFLAEAYRSPLTWAVVVAYVVGKPLGVFSVSWLVTRLSRGRVAPPVGWVAVLGGGAIAGIGFTVSLLIATLAFDGAALDEAKLGILTAATAAAAVTWLIFRVAAALPAARSARLLLGSADSIVDLLDPVDPQRDHVRGPEESPVTVVEYGDFECPYCGQAEPVVRELLAGHGDIRYVWRHLPLHDVHPHAQLAAEASEAAARQGAFWEMHDRLLAHQDRLRLDDLIEHARVLGLDTGRFAEDLLAHVDEARVAEDLDSADASGVAGTPTFFINGRRHHGAFDIETLSEAVRLAKARALAGAR, from the coding sequence ATGGCGCAGACCGACGGCGGGGCCGCCTGGCGCACCCGCTGGGTGCGCGGGCACGACACCCCGCTGCGCCGGTTCCTGCGCACCGAGAGCGGCGGCGCGGCGGTGCTGCTCGGCGCCACCGTCCTCGCGCTCGTGTGGGCCAACGCGGCCCCCGACGGCTACGCGTCGTTCTGGGGCACCGAGGTGTCGGTCGAGGTCGGTGGCCACGGCATCGCGATGTCCGCGCGCGAGTGGGTCAACAGCGGGCTCATGACGTTCTTCTTCTTCGTCGTCGGCCTCGAGGCCCGGCGCGAGCTCGACGTCGGCGAGCTGCGCGAGCGGCGGCGCGTGCTGCTCCCGGTCGCCGCCGGCCTCGGCGGCATGCTCGCCGCGGTGCTGGTCTACCTCGCGGTGGGCGCGGGCAGCGGCGTGGCGCACGGCTGGGGCGTCGCGATGTCGACCGACACGGCGTTCGCGCTCGGCATGCTCGCGCTGGTGGGGCCGCGCTTCCCCGAGGCGCTGCGCACCTTCCTGCTCACCGTCGTCGTGGTGGACGACGTGCTCTCGCTCGTGGTCATCGCCACGGTGTACACGACCGACATCGAGGGCCTGCCGCTGCTCGTGGCCGCGCTGCTGTTCTCCCTCGTGATCGCGCTGCTGCGGCTGCGGGTGCGGTCCGGGCTGGTCTACCTCGTGCTCGGCGTGGCCACGTGGGTGGCGCTGCACAACAGCGGCGTCGACCCCGTGGTGGTGGGCCTGGCCATGGGGCTGCTCACCTACGCCGGGCCGGCGGCGCGGACCAGCCTCGAGACCGCCACCGACCTGTTCCGCGACTTCCGCGAGCAGCCCACACCGGAGCTCGCGCGCACCGCGCGCGCCGGGATGGACGCCGCCCTCTCGCCCAACGAGCGCCTCCAGGTGGCCTTCCACCCCTGGACGAGCTACGTCGTGGTGCCGCTGTTCGCGGTCGCCAACACCGGCATCCCCGTGCGTCCGGACTTCCTGGCCGAGGCCTACCGGTCTCCGCTCACGTGGGCCGTCGTCGTGGCCTACGTCGTCGGCAAGCCGCTGGGCGTGTTCTCGGTGTCGTGGCTGGTGACCCGGCTCTCCCGCGGGCGGGTCGCCCCGCCGGTGGGCTGGGTCGCGGTGCTCGGCGGCGGCGCCATCGCGGGCATCGGCTTCACCGTGAGCCTGCTCATCGCCACCCTCGCCTTCGACGGTGCCGCCCTCGACGAGGCCAAGCTCGGGATCCTCACCGCCGCGACCGCAGCGGCGGCGGTCACGTGGCTGATCTTCCGGGTCGCCGCCGCGCTGCCGGCCGCGCGCAGCGCACGGCTGCTGCTGGGCTCCGCGGACTCCATCGTCGACCTGCTCGACCCGGTGGACCCGCAGCGCGACCACGTCCGCGGGCCGGAGGAGTCGCCGGTGACCGTGGTGGAGTACGGCGACTTCGAGTGCCCCTATTGCGGGCAGGCCGAGCCGGTGGTGCGCGAGCTGCTCGCCGGGCACGGCGACATCCGGTACGTGTGGCGCCACCTGCCCCTCCACGACGTGCACCCCCACGCGCAGCTCGCCGCCGAGGCCTCCGAGGCGGCCGCGCGCCAGGGCGCGTTCTGGGAGATGCACGACCGCCTCCTCGCCCACCAGGACCGGCTGCGCCTCGACGACCTCATCGAGCACGCCCGCGTGCTCGGGCTCGACACCGGCCGCTTCGCCGAGGACCTGCTCGCCCACGTCGACGAGGCCCGCGTGGCCGAGGACCTCGACAGCGCGGACGCCAGCGGCGTCGCCGGGACGCCGACGTTCTTCATCAACGGCCGGCGCCACCACGGCGCCTTCGACATCGAGACGCTCTCCGAGGCGGTCCGCCTGGCCAAGGCGCGGGCGCTGGCCGGGGCCCGCTGA
- a CDS encoding MFS transporter, whose product MHRVFWTYWAAGTISATGSAVTVVALPIAALTLLQASPQQVGLLTAAGFVAWLVIGLPAGVLAQRLPLRGTQVAMDLLRAAALASVPLAWWAGHLTFAHLVVTALVVSFATVLFDVSNSTFLPSIVPKEEMQRRNSLMSGTHAASSLGGPALGGLLVQLTGAAAALGADAVSYLISAALLRSLPAREVAAPPVWPPVRQMIREGWHFVSRHPVMAPFMWDATVINFVCGAQMALFAVYLLRVQDAPPVLVGVLLAAEGVGALLGAAATPRITGALGTARASVLASVGTAVFALVIPAGAGLAALVLFALGNIGFAASVALVSISTRTYRMTATPPELLPRVMATVRFVSWGAIPVGSVTAGLAAGVVGARGALWAAAVVAWLGPAILLRSQVRSLRDLDDHASPRADAEPAGVVETA is encoded by the coding sequence GTGCACCGGGTGTTCTGGACGTACTGGGCGGCGGGGACCATCAGCGCGACCGGGTCGGCGGTCACCGTCGTCGCCCTCCCCATCGCGGCCCTCACCCTGCTCCAGGCGAGCCCCCAGCAGGTGGGGCTGCTCACGGCCGCCGGATTCGTCGCCTGGCTCGTCATCGGCCTCCCGGCCGGCGTGCTCGCCCAGCGGCTGCCGCTGAGGGGGACGCAGGTCGCGATGGACCTGCTGCGCGCGGCAGCGCTCGCCTCCGTGCCGCTCGCGTGGTGGGCCGGCCACCTCACCTTCGCCCACCTCGTCGTCACGGCCCTCGTGGTCAGCTTCGCGACCGTGCTGTTCGACGTCAGCAACTCGACCTTCCTTCCGAGCATCGTGCCGAAGGAGGAGATGCAGCGCCGCAACAGCCTGATGTCCGGCACGCACGCGGCGTCGTCGCTCGGCGGCCCCGCGCTCGGAGGACTGCTGGTGCAGCTGACCGGTGCGGCGGCGGCCCTCGGCGCGGACGCCGTGAGCTACCTGATCTCGGCGGCGCTGCTGCGCAGCCTGCCGGCCCGGGAGGTCGCCGCACCGCCGGTCTGGCCGCCGGTGCGGCAGATGATCCGCGAGGGCTGGCACTTCGTGAGCCGCCACCCCGTGATGGCGCCGTTCATGTGGGACGCCACGGTCATCAACTTCGTGTGCGGTGCGCAGATGGCGCTGTTCGCCGTGTACCTGCTGCGCGTGCAGGACGCGCCGCCCGTGCTGGTCGGCGTCCTGCTCGCCGCGGAGGGCGTCGGCGCGCTGCTGGGCGCCGCGGCGACGCCCCGCATCACCGGCGCCCTCGGCACGGCCCGCGCCAGCGTGCTGGCCTCCGTGGGCACCGCCGTCTTCGCCCTCGTGATCCCTGCAGGGGCCGGGCTCGCGGCGCTCGTGCTGTTCGCGCTCGGCAACATCGGGTTCGCCGCGAGCGTGGCGCTCGTGAGCATCAGCACGCGCACCTACCGGATGACCGCGACGCCGCCCGAGCTGCTCCCGCGGGTGATGGCCACCGTCCGCTTCGTCTCCTGGGGTGCGATCCCCGTGGGCTCGGTGACGGCCGGTCTGGCCGCAGGCGTCGTCGGCGCGCGCGGGGCCCTCTGGGCGGCGGCGGTGGTGGCCTGGCTCGGGCCGGCGATCCTGCTGCGCTCGCAGGTCCGGTCCCTGCGCGACCTCGACGACCACGCGTCGCCGCGCGCGGACGCGGAGCCGGCAGGCGTCGTGGAGACGGCCTAG
- a CDS encoding redoxin domain-containing protein produces MKYTDLADADCGIAQALGVVGDWWTLLVVRDVAGGVTRFDALQRELGVSRKTLTDRLAALVAAGVLRREAYSEHPPRYDYRLTAAGEGLLPVLIALQDWGDRYVLGDGSLTASGAPTSADARRAQALVGQEVPAVSLTGHDARATDPCPEGAWTVLYCFPGAFAPGSDGYPPGWSTIPGTTGCTLESRTYARRHAAFARRGVAVVGVSTQRPDQLAAFVASEELPFPLLSDADLRLTAALRLPSFRASGVERLKRLTLLVDPGRVVRHVQYPITDPAGSVAEMLDVATTLASA; encoded by the coding sequence GTGAAGTACACGGACCTGGCCGACGCCGACTGCGGCATCGCCCAGGCGCTCGGCGTGGTGGGCGACTGGTGGACCCTGCTCGTGGTCCGCGACGTCGCCGGCGGCGTCACCCGCTTCGACGCCCTCCAGCGCGAGCTCGGGGTGAGCCGCAAGACGCTGACGGACCGCCTCGCCGCCCTGGTGGCCGCCGGCGTACTGCGGCGCGAGGCCTACTCCGAGCATCCGCCGCGCTACGACTACCGGCTCACGGCTGCGGGCGAGGGGCTGCTCCCCGTGCTCATCGCCCTGCAGGACTGGGGCGACCGGTACGTGCTCGGCGACGGCAGCCTCACCGCGAGCGGCGCGCCGACCTCGGCCGACGCGCGCCGGGCGCAGGCGCTGGTCGGGCAGGAGGTGCCGGCCGTGAGCCTGACGGGTCACGACGCCCGCGCCACCGACCCGTGCCCGGAAGGCGCATGGACCGTCCTGTACTGCTTCCCCGGCGCGTTCGCGCCCGGCTCCGACGGCTACCCGCCGGGCTGGAGCACGATCCCCGGCACCACGGGGTGCACGCTCGAGTCGAGGACCTACGCGCGCCGCCACGCGGCGTTCGCGCGGCGCGGCGTCGCGGTCGTCGGCGTCAGCACCCAGCGCCCCGACCAGCTCGCCGCGTTCGTCGCGAGCGAGGAGCTGCCCTTCCCGCTGCTGTCCGACGCCGACCTCCGCCTGACCGCGGCGCTGCGCCTGCCCTCGTTCCGGGCCTCAGGGGTGGAACGGCTCAAGCGGCTCACCCTGCTGGTGGACCCGGGCCGCGTCGTGCGGCACGTGCAGTACCCGATCACCGACCCCGCAGGGTCCGTCGCCGAGATGCTCGACGTCGCGACCACGCTCGCCTCGGCCTAG
- a CDS encoding DUF2662 domain-containing protein → MGLLDRFEQRLDRMVNGAFARAFKAEVQPVEIASAMQREMDERAAVVSRGRTVVPNAFVIELSPHDHERLSVYASTLTDELAGMVREYAEEQRYTFVGGPVVELGLDPELETGLFRVHSEAKAEVASVPPPARPAAAAAPQVGQPRLVASDDLAHPLTRAVTRLGRGTDVDIRVDDPGVSRHHAEILLGREVVLRDLDSTNGTYVDGVQVGETVLHDGSVVQLGGTRLTFRAG, encoded by the coding sequence GTGGGTCTGCTCGACCGCTTCGAGCAGCGGCTCGACCGCATGGTCAACGGTGCCTTCGCGCGCGCCTTCAAGGCGGAGGTCCAGCCCGTCGAGATCGCCTCGGCGATGCAGCGCGAGATGGACGAGCGCGCGGCCGTGGTCAGCCGCGGTCGCACCGTCGTCCCGAACGCCTTCGTCATCGAGCTCAGCCCGCACGACCACGAGCGCCTCTCCGTCTACGCCTCCACCCTCACCGACGAGCTCGCCGGCATGGTGCGGGAGTACGCCGAGGAGCAGCGCTACACCTTCGTGGGCGGTCCCGTGGTCGAGCTCGGCCTCGACCCCGAGCTCGAGACCGGCCTGTTCCGGGTGCACAGCGAGGCCAAGGCGGAGGTCGCGTCCGTGCCGCCCCCCGCGCGCCCCGCGGCCGCGGCGGCGCCGCAGGTCGGCCAGCCGCGCCTCGTGGCCTCCGACGACCTGGCCCACCCGCTCACCCGGGCGGTCACCCGGCTCGGGCGCGGCACCGACGTCGACATCCGGGTCGACGACCCTGGTGTCTCGCGCCACCACGCCGAGATCCTGCTCGGCCGCGAGGTCGTCCTGCGCGACCTCGACTCCACCAACGGCACCTACGTCGACGGCGTGCAGGTCGGGGAGACCGTGCTGCACGACGGCTCGGTCGTCCAGCTCGGGGGCACCCGGCTGACGTTCCGGGCGGGGTGA
- a CDS encoding FHA domain-containing protein has translation MSELVLTLLRLGFLVLLWSLVLVTVVVLRRDLRAPRDARPLVAAPVPRTSGRPAKAAKPRTEKPAKPSRTGPRSLVVVEGPLAGTVIPLGTADVTLGRAPDSTLVLDDDYASNNHSRISQVNGSWVVTDLGSTNGTWVDRARISTPTPLAVGQQLKVGRTVLELRR, from the coding sequence GTGTCCGAGCTCGTCCTGACCCTGCTGCGCCTGGGCTTCCTGGTGCTGCTGTGGTCGCTCGTGCTCGTGACCGTCGTCGTCCTGCGCCGCGACCTGCGCGCCCCCCGCGACGCCCGGCCGCTCGTCGCCGCGCCCGTGCCGCGCACCTCCGGCCGTCCGGCCAAGGCCGCCAAGCCCCGCACGGAGAAGCCGGCGAAGCCCTCGCGCACCGGGCCGCGCTCCCTCGTCGTCGTCGAGGGCCCGCTGGCGGGCACGGTGATCCCGCTCGGCACCGCCGACGTCACCCTCGGCCGGGCGCCCGACTCCACCCTCGTGCTCGACGACGACTACGCCAGCAACAACCACTCGCGGATCAGCCAGGTCAACGGCAGCTGGGTGGTGACCGACCTCGGCAGCACCAACGGCACCTGGGTCGACCGCGCGCGGATATCCACCCCCACGCCGCTGGCCGTGGGCCAGCAGCTCAAGGTGGGCCGCACCGTCCTCGAGCTGCGGCGCTGA
- a CDS encoding FtsW/RodA/SpoVE family cell cycle protein yields MSTATAPARADVPRYRQPTRRWAEAGLLVGAFVVGAAAYVQVDLAILGELASDTVPVLCAIAALLLVVHVAIRYLAPYADPIIVPAVATLNILGLTMIHRLDLADLQRAQRNGDPAPSPDVYTQLTWTALGILLAIAVLVVLRDHRILQRYTYTAMFAGLVLLLLPLAPLIGATVNGATLWIRVAGLSFQPGELAKILLTIFFAGYLTVTRDSLALVRTKVLGVGLPRGRDLGPLFVAWFISLGVLVFERDLGTSLLFFGLFVALLYVATQRRSWLVLGAVLFIVGAVAAYFAFGHVRLRVDVWLHPFADEADTSYQIAQSLYGFASGGMFGSGLGQGYPQLVPYAKSDFIVSAFGEELGLIGLVAMLVLYGVIVERGLRTAIACRDVFGSLLAAGLSISLGLQVFVVVGGVSRLIPLTGLTTPFLAQGGSSLVANWIAIGLLMRISDTARRPDEAEAVALTDAPTQVVGR; encoded by the coding sequence GTGAGCACCGCCACCGCACCGGCCCGCGCCGACGTCCCCCGCTACCGCCAGCCCACGCGCCGCTGGGCGGAGGCGGGGCTGCTGGTGGGCGCCTTCGTCGTGGGGGCCGCGGCCTACGTGCAGGTCGACCTCGCGATCCTCGGCGAGCTCGCCTCCGACACCGTCCCCGTGCTGTGCGCGATCGCCGCCCTGCTGCTCGTGGTGCACGTGGCGATCCGCTATCTCGCGCCCTACGCGGACCCGATCATCGTCCCCGCGGTGGCGACGCTGAACATCCTCGGCCTCACGATGATCCACCGGCTCGACCTCGCGGACCTCCAGCGCGCGCAGCGCAACGGCGACCCCGCGCCCTCGCCCGACGTCTACACCCAGCTCACCTGGACGGCGCTGGGCATCCTGCTCGCGATCGCCGTGCTCGTGGTGCTGCGCGACCACCGGATCCTCCAGCGCTACACCTACACCGCGATGTTCGCCGGCCTCGTGCTGCTGCTGCTCCCCCTCGCGCCGCTCATCGGCGCCACGGTCAACGGGGCCACGCTGTGGATCCGCGTGGCCGGGCTCAGCTTCCAGCCCGGCGAGCTGGCCAAGATCCTGCTCACGATCTTCTTCGCCGGCTACCTCACCGTCACGCGGGACTCCCTCGCCCTCGTGCGCACGAAGGTGCTCGGCGTCGGGCTGCCGCGCGGGCGCGATCTCGGCCCGCTGTTCGTCGCGTGGTTCATCTCCCTCGGCGTGCTCGTCTTCGAGCGCGACCTCGGCACCTCGCTGCTGTTCTTCGGGCTGTTCGTCGCGCTGCTCTACGTCGCCACCCAGCGGCGCAGCTGGCTGGTGCTGGGCGCCGTGCTGTTCATCGTCGGCGCCGTGGCCGCCTACTTCGCCTTCGGCCACGTGCGCCTGCGCGTCGACGTCTGGCTGCACCCGTTCGCCGACGAGGCCGACACCAGCTACCAGATCGCGCAGTCGCTCTACGGCTTCGCCAGCGGCGGCATGTTCGGCTCCGGCCTCGGCCAGGGCTACCCGCAGCTCGTGCCCTACGCCAAGAGCGACTTCATCGTGTCGGCCTTCGGCGAGGAGCTCGGACTCATCGGCCTGGTCGCGATGCTCGTGCTCTACGGCGTCATCGTCGAGCGCGGGCTGCGCACCGCCATCGCCTGCCGCGACGTGTTCGGCTCGCTGCTCGCCGCCGGCCTCTCGATCTCTCTAGGGCTCCAGGTGTTCGTGGTGGTCGGCGGCGTGAGCCGGCTGATCCCGCTCACCGGCCTCACCACCCCGTTCCTCGCGCAGGGCGGCTCTTCGCTCGTGGCCAACTGGATCGCCATCGGCCTGCTGATGCGCATCAGCGACACCGCCCGGCGCCCGGACGAGGCGGAGGCGGTCGCGCTCACCGACGCCCCCACGCAGGTGGTGGGCCGGTGA
- a CDS encoding penicillin-binding protein 2 yields MIRSLRRLSLVLGVLLVALLANLTYLQYFAAADIRAQSGNSRVLLEEYSRERGPILLGSTAIASSIPTKDQLKYLRQYSNGALYAPATGFYSVVYGATGIERTEDAVLAGSDDRFFVDRVQQLFAGRGVRGGAVRLTLDPAAQKAAYDGLAGRTGAVAAIDPRTGAILALVSSPSFDPNKLSSHDVAGIRTAYNAYLKDPGQPMLNRPLVMTLPPGSTFKLVTAAAALESGRYTPSTVVPGPAKLKLPDTTRELNNWSGTACGPGNKTTLANALAISCNTAFASIGLDLGADAIRTQAEKFGFGTSFEVPLRAAASRFPADPDLPQTAMSAIGQYDVAATALQMAMVGAGIADNGQVMSPYLVSQTLSPDLAVLANAEPTPFAQAMSPANASALLGMMVGVVDHGTGSNARIPGVVVGGKTGTAQQAPGQPPHAWFVGVAPADRPGAAQVAVAVVLQNGGGAAEVSGNKLAAPIARAVMEAILTS; encoded by the coding sequence GTGATCCGCTCATTGCGCCGCCTCTCGCTGGTGCTCGGCGTGCTCCTCGTCGCGCTCCTGGCCAACCTGACCTACCTCCAGTACTTCGCGGCCGCCGACATCCGCGCGCAGAGCGGCAACAGCCGCGTGCTGCTCGAGGAGTACTCGCGCGAGCGCGGCCCGATCCTGCTGGGCTCCACCGCGATCGCGTCGTCGATCCCCACCAAGGACCAGCTCAAGTACCTGCGGCAGTACTCCAACGGCGCGCTCTACGCGCCGGCCACGGGCTTCTACTCGGTGGTCTACGGCGCGACCGGCATCGAGCGCACCGAGGACGCCGTGCTCGCCGGCTCCGACGACCGCTTCTTCGTCGACCGCGTGCAGCAGCTGTTCGCCGGGCGCGGCGTGCGCGGCGGCGCCGTGCGGCTCACGCTCGACCCGGCCGCGCAGAAGGCCGCCTACGACGGGCTCGCCGGGCGCACCGGCGCGGTCGCCGCGATCGACCCCCGCACCGGCGCGATCCTCGCGCTGGTGTCCTCGCCGTCGTTCGACCCCAACAAGCTGTCCAGCCACGACGTCGCCGGCATCCGCACGGCCTACAACGCCTACCTCAAGGACCCCGGCCAGCCGATGCTCAACCGGCCGCTGGTCATGACCCTGCCGCCGGGGTCCACCTTCAAGCTCGTCACCGCCGCGGCCGCGCTCGAGTCCGGCCGCTACACGCCGAGCACCGTGGTGCCGGGCCCGGCCAAGCTGAAGCTGCCGGACACCACGCGCGAGCTCAACAACTGGTCCGGCACGGCGTGCGGCCCGGGCAACAAGACCACGCTGGCCAACGCCCTGGCGATCTCGTGCAACACCGCGTTCGCCTCGATCGGGCTCGACCTCGGTGCCGACGCGATCCGCACGCAGGCGGAGAAGTTCGGCTTCGGCACCTCCTTCGAGGTTCCGCTGCGCGCGGCGGCGTCGCGCTTCCCCGCCGACCCGGACCTGCCGCAGACGGCGATGAGCGCCATCGGGCAGTACGACGTCGCGGCCACCGCGCTCCAGATGGCGATGGTGGGCGCCGGCATCGCCGACAACGGCCAGGTGATGTCGCCCTACCTCGTCTCGCAGACCCTCTCGCCGGACCTCGCGGTGCTCGCCAACGCCGAGCCCACGCCGTTCGCGCAGGCGATGTCGCCGGCCAACGCCTCCGCCCTGCTCGGGATGATGGTCGGCGTCGTCGACCACGGCACGGGATCCAACGCCCGCATCCCCGGCGTGGTCGTCGGCGGTAAGACCGGCACCGCGCAGCAGGCGCCCGGGCAGCCGCCGCACGCGTGGTTCGTGGGAGTGGCGCCCGCGGACCGTCCCGGCGCCGCGCAGGTCGCGGTCGCGGTCGTCCTGCAGAACGGCGGCGGCGCGGCGGAGGTCAGCGGCAACAAGCTCGCCGCGCCGATCGCGCGGGCTGTGATGGAAGCGATCCTGACGTCATGA
- the pknB gene encoding Stk1 family PASTA domain-containing Ser/Thr kinase, giving the protein MSEDIRRLGDRYELGEVIGRGGMAEVFEGRDLRLGRRVAVKILRPDLARDPSFQARFRREAQSAASLNHPNVVAVYDTGEDVLADAEGATGEVVPYIVMEYVDGMTLRQLMASGRRLLPERALEIASGTLAALDYSHRHGIVHRDIKPANVMLTRGGDVKVMDFGIARALADSGQTMTQQSAVLGTAHYLSPEQARGEVVDSRSDLYSTGCLLYELLTSRPPFTGESPVSIAYQHVSEAAVPPSQLDPGITPEIDTIVLTALAKNPADRYQTAAEMRADVERAMAGMPVTAAIAPIAPQETAVLAPVAGPLPVGSAERPAKNRSPWFWILLTVGVIAVLVGALLVGRAIFGTPAVQQVQVPDLRGLTIDQAQTALSQQGLLLGQQTPQTSPDRPKDTIISQDPLDGQTVDQGRRVDVVVSTGKEQATVPQLVGLTSQDDARAALVANGLLLGKVTQVSSDQPAGAVVAQSVPPNSQVDAGSSVDISVSDGKTTVPSVVGETEAQARSDLINAGFEPNVTTQETSSAAPGTVLAQSPQGGTQAVKGTLVTITVAKAPPTPTPTPTPTPTPTDTVTPAASPTTT; this is encoded by the coding sequence GTGAGCGAGGACATCCGCCGGCTCGGCGACCGCTACGAGCTCGGCGAGGTGATCGGGCGCGGCGGCATGGCCGAGGTGTTCGAGGGGCGCGACCTGCGCCTCGGGCGGCGCGTCGCCGTGAAGATCCTGCGCCCCGACCTCGCCCGCGACCCCAGCTTCCAGGCCCGGTTCCGCCGCGAGGCGCAGAGCGCCGCGTCGCTCAACCACCCCAACGTCGTGGCCGTCTACGACACCGGCGAGGACGTGCTCGCCGACGCCGAGGGCGCCACCGGCGAGGTCGTGCCCTACATCGTCATGGAGTACGTCGACGGCATGACGCTGCGCCAGCTCATGGCCAGCGGCCGCCGGCTGCTGCCCGAGCGGGCGCTGGAGATCGCCTCCGGCACCCTGGCCGCGCTCGACTACAGCCACCGCCACGGCATCGTGCACCGCGACATCAAGCCGGCCAACGTGATGCTCACCCGCGGCGGCGACGTCAAGGTGATGGACTTCGGGATCGCCCGCGCGCTCGCCGACTCCGGCCAGACCATGACCCAGCAGTCGGCCGTGCTCGGCACCGCGCACTACCTGTCCCCCGAGCAGGCGCGCGGCGAGGTGGTCGACAGCCGCAGCGACCTGTACTCCACCGGCTGCCTGCTCTACGAGCTGCTCACCAGCCGGCCCCCGTTCACCGGCGAGTCGCCGGTCTCGATCGCCTACCAGCACGTGAGCGAGGCAGCCGTGCCGCCCTCGCAGCTCGACCCCGGCATCACGCCGGAGATCGACACGATCGTGCTCACCGCCCTCGCCAAGAACCCGGCCGACCGCTACCAGACCGCGGCCGAGATGCGCGCGGACGTCGAGCGCGCGATGGCCGGGATGCCGGTCACCGCGGCGATCGCGCCGATCGCGCCGCAGGAGACCGCGGTGCTCGCGCCGGTGGCCGGGCCCCTCCCGGTGGGCTCCGCCGAGCGGCCGGCGAAGAACCGCAGCCCGTGGTTCTGGATCCTGCTCACGGTGGGCGTCATCGCGGTGCTCGTCGGCGCGCTGCTCGTGGGCCGGGCCATCTTCGGCACCCCGGCCGTGCAGCAGGTGCAGGTGCCCGACCTGCGCGGCCTCACCATCGACCAGGCGCAGACGGCGCTCTCGCAGCAGGGCCTGCTGCTCGGCCAGCAGACGCCGCAGACCTCGCCGGACCGACCCAAGGACACGATCATCTCCCAGGACCCGCTCGACGGTCAGACCGTCGACCAGGGCAGGCGGGTCGACGTCGTGGTGTCCACGGGCAAGGAGCAGGCCACGGTGCCGCAGCTCGTCGGCCTCACCTCGCAGGACGACGCGCGCGCGGCGCTGGTGGCCAACGGGCTGCTGCTCGGCAAGGTGACGCAGGTGTCCTCCGACCAGCCGGCCGGCGCGGTCGTGGCGCAGTCCGTGCCGCCCAACTCCCAGGTGGACGCCGGGTCGTCGGTGGACATCTCGGTGTCCGACGGCAAGACCACGGTGCCCAGCGTGGTCGGCGAGACCGAGGCGCAGGCGCGCAGCGACCTCATCAACGCCGGCTTCGAGCCCAACGTCACCACCCAGGAGACCTCGAGCGCCGCGCCCGGCACGGTGCTGGCCCAGTCGCCCCAGGGCGGCACCCAGGCGGTGAAGGGCACGCTGGTGACCATCACCGTGGCCAAGGCACCCCCGACGCCGACGCCGACCCCCACGCCCACCCCGACGCCCACCGACACCGTTACCCCGGCCGCCAGCCCGACGACGACCTGA